Proteins encoded in a region of the Globicephala melas chromosome 1, mGloMel1.2, whole genome shotgun sequence genome:
- the POGK gene encoding pogo transposable element with KRAB domain isoform X2, whose amino-acid sequence MDRTFESGKSRDGVHSLPSQSDPERRGRRRRDSEPGPGGWPHRYAESPNLLRGRMENEESDVKPPDWVGPMNTASQFPQPQHLDSYGLRLPRDITELPEWGEGYPFYMAVGFPGYDLSADDLAGKFQFSRGMRRSYDAGFKLMVVEYAESTNNCQAAKQFGVLEKNVRDWRKVKPQLQNAHAMRRAFRGPKNGRFALVDQRVAEYVRYMQAKGDPITREAMQLKALEIAQEMNIPEKGFKASLGWCRRMMRRYDLSLRHKVPVPQQLPEDLTEKLVTYQRSVLALRRAHDYQVAQMGNADETPICLEVPSRVTVDNQGEKPVLVKTPGREKLKITAMLGVLADGRKLPPYIILRGTYIPPGKFPSGMEIRCHRYGWMTEDLMQDWLEVVWRRRTGAVPKQRGMLILNGFRGHATDSVKSSMESMNTDMVIIPGGLTSQLQVLDVVVYKPLNDSVRAQYSNWLLAGNLALSPTGNAKKPPLGLFLEWVMVAWNSISSESIVQGFKKCHISSNLEDEDDVLWEIESELPGGGEPPKECDTESLTESN is encoded by the exons ATGGACAGAACCTTTGAATCTGGAAAATCCAG AGATGGAGTCCACAGCCTACCCTCGCAATCTGACcctgaaagaagaggaagaagaagaagagattcAGAGCCGGGACCTGGAGGATGGCCCCACAGATATGCAGAAAGTCCGAATCTGCTCAGAGGGCGGATGG AAAATGAAGAATCTGACGTGAAGCCCCCAGACTGGGTGGGCCCGATGAACACGGCCTCCCAGTTTCCGCAGCCTCAGCACCTGGACAGCTATGGCCTCCGTCTGCCTCGGGACATCACAGAGCTGCCCGAGTGGGGCGAGGGGTACCCCTTCTACATGGCCGTGGGCTTCCCCGGGTACGACCTCTCGGCAGACGACCTGGCCGGGAAGTTTCAGTTCAGCCGGGGCATGCGCCGCAGTTACGACGCGGGGTTCAAGTTAATGGTGGTGGAGTACGCCGAGAGCACCAACAACTGCCAGGCGGCCAAGCAGTTCGGGGTGCTGGAAAAAAACGTCCGCGACTGGCGCAAAGTGAAGCCGCAGCTGCAGAACGCCCACGCCATGCGGCGCGCCTTCCGGGGCCCCAAAAACGGGCGCTTCGCCCTGGTGGACCAGCGCGTGGCCGAGTACGTTCGATACATGCAGGCCAAAGGGGACCCCATCACCAGGGAGGCCATGCAGCTGAAAGCTCTGGAGATTGCCCAGGAGATGAACATTCCGGAGAAAGGGTTCAAGGCCAGCCTGGGCTGGTGTCGAAGAATGATGCGAAGGTATGACTTGTCTCTGCGGCATAAGGTACCGGTGCCCCAGCAGCTGCCGGAAGACCTGACCGAGAAGCTCGTCACCTACCAGCGGAGCGTCCTGGCTCTGCGCAGGGCACACGACTACCAGGTGGCTCAGATGGGGAATGCTGATGAGACGCCCATTTGCTTAGAGGTGCCCTCGAGGGTGACTGTGGACAACCAGGGTGAAAAGCCCGTCTTGGTCAAGACGCCAGGCAGGGAGAAACTGAAAATCACCGCCATGCTTGGTGTCTTGGCAGATGGGAGGAAGTTACCTCCGTACATCATTCTGAGGGGCACATACATCCCCCCCGGGAAGTTCCCCAGCGGCATGGAAATCCGCTGTCACCGGTACGGGTGGATGACGGAGGACTTGATGCAGGACTGGCTGGAAGTGGTGTGGAGGCGGAGAACCGGTGCAGTGCCCAAGCAGCGAGGGATGCTGATCCTCAACGGCTTCCGGGGCCACGCCACTGACTCGGTGAAGAGCTCCATGGAAAGCATGAACACCGACATGGTCATCATCCCGGGGGGCCTGACCTCGCAGCTGCAGGTGTTGGATGTGGTGGTCTACAAACCCCTGAATGACAGTGTCCGGGCCCAGTACTCCAACTGGCTCCTGGCGGGGAACCTGGCCCTGAGCCCCACGGGGAATGCCAAGAAGCCGCCCCTCGGCCTCTTTCTGGAGTGGGTCATGGTGGCATGGAATAGCATCTCAAGCGAATCCATCGTCCAGGGGTTCAAGAAGTGCCACATCTCCAGCAACTTGGAGGACGAGGATGACGTCCTGTGGGAAATCGAGAGCGAGCTGCCAGGAGGAGGGGAACCGCCCAAAGAGTGCGACACTGAGAGCCTGACAGAGAGCAACTGA
- the POGK gene encoding pogo transposable element with KRAB domain isoform X1, giving the protein MESTAYPRNLTLKEEEEEEEIQSRDLEDGPTDMQKVRICSEGGWVPALFDEVAIYFSDEEWDVLTEQQKALYREVMRMNYETVLSLEFPFPKPDMITRLEREEESQNSDEWQFQGGTFAENEESDVKPPDWVGPMNTASQFPQPQHLDSYGLRLPRDITELPEWGEGYPFYMAVGFPGYDLSADDLAGKFQFSRGMRRSYDAGFKLMVVEYAESTNNCQAAKQFGVLEKNVRDWRKVKPQLQNAHAMRRAFRGPKNGRFALVDQRVAEYVRYMQAKGDPITREAMQLKALEIAQEMNIPEKGFKASLGWCRRMMRRYDLSLRHKVPVPQQLPEDLTEKLVTYQRSVLALRRAHDYQVAQMGNADETPICLEVPSRVTVDNQGEKPVLVKTPGREKLKITAMLGVLADGRKLPPYIILRGTYIPPGKFPSGMEIRCHRYGWMTEDLMQDWLEVVWRRRTGAVPKQRGMLILNGFRGHATDSVKSSMESMNTDMVIIPGGLTSQLQVLDVVVYKPLNDSVRAQYSNWLLAGNLALSPTGNAKKPPLGLFLEWVMVAWNSISSESIVQGFKKCHISSNLEDEDDVLWEIESELPGGGEPPKECDTESLTESN; this is encoded by the exons ATGGAGTCCACAGCCTACCCTCGCAATCTGACcctgaaagaagaggaagaagaagaagagattcAGAGCCGGGACCTGGAGGATGGCCCCACAGATATGCAGAAAGTCCGAATCTGCTCAGAGGGCGGATGG GTGCCAGCCCTATTCGATGAGGTGGCCATATATTTTTCCGATGAGGAGTGGGACGTTTTGACGGAGCAGCAAAAGGCCCTGTACCGGGAGGTCATGAGGATGAATTATGAAACTGTCCTGTCCCTGG AATTCCCATTCCCTAAGCCCGACATGATCACTCGGTTGGAAAGGGAGGAGGAGTCTCAGAATTCTGACGAATGGCAGTTCCAGGGAGGAACCTTTGCAG AAAATGAAGAATCTGACGTGAAGCCCCCAGACTGGGTGGGCCCGATGAACACGGCCTCCCAGTTTCCGCAGCCTCAGCACCTGGACAGCTATGGCCTCCGTCTGCCTCGGGACATCACAGAGCTGCCCGAGTGGGGCGAGGGGTACCCCTTCTACATGGCCGTGGGCTTCCCCGGGTACGACCTCTCGGCAGACGACCTGGCCGGGAAGTTTCAGTTCAGCCGGGGCATGCGCCGCAGTTACGACGCGGGGTTCAAGTTAATGGTGGTGGAGTACGCCGAGAGCACCAACAACTGCCAGGCGGCCAAGCAGTTCGGGGTGCTGGAAAAAAACGTCCGCGACTGGCGCAAAGTGAAGCCGCAGCTGCAGAACGCCCACGCCATGCGGCGCGCCTTCCGGGGCCCCAAAAACGGGCGCTTCGCCCTGGTGGACCAGCGCGTGGCCGAGTACGTTCGATACATGCAGGCCAAAGGGGACCCCATCACCAGGGAGGCCATGCAGCTGAAAGCTCTGGAGATTGCCCAGGAGATGAACATTCCGGAGAAAGGGTTCAAGGCCAGCCTGGGCTGGTGTCGAAGAATGATGCGAAGGTATGACTTGTCTCTGCGGCATAAGGTACCGGTGCCCCAGCAGCTGCCGGAAGACCTGACCGAGAAGCTCGTCACCTACCAGCGGAGCGTCCTGGCTCTGCGCAGGGCACACGACTACCAGGTGGCTCAGATGGGGAATGCTGATGAGACGCCCATTTGCTTAGAGGTGCCCTCGAGGGTGACTGTGGACAACCAGGGTGAAAAGCCCGTCTTGGTCAAGACGCCAGGCAGGGAGAAACTGAAAATCACCGCCATGCTTGGTGTCTTGGCAGATGGGAGGAAGTTACCTCCGTACATCATTCTGAGGGGCACATACATCCCCCCCGGGAAGTTCCCCAGCGGCATGGAAATCCGCTGTCACCGGTACGGGTGGATGACGGAGGACTTGATGCAGGACTGGCTGGAAGTGGTGTGGAGGCGGAGAACCGGTGCAGTGCCCAAGCAGCGAGGGATGCTGATCCTCAACGGCTTCCGGGGCCACGCCACTGACTCGGTGAAGAGCTCCATGGAAAGCATGAACACCGACATGGTCATCATCCCGGGGGGCCTGACCTCGCAGCTGCAGGTGTTGGATGTGGTGGTCTACAAACCCCTGAATGACAGTGTCCGGGCCCAGTACTCCAACTGGCTCCTGGCGGGGAACCTGGCCCTGAGCCCCACGGGGAATGCCAAGAAGCCGCCCCTCGGCCTCTTTCTGGAGTGGGTCATGGTGGCATGGAATAGCATCTCAAGCGAATCCATCGTCCAGGGGTTCAAGAAGTGCCACATCTCCAGCAACTTGGAGGACGAGGATGACGTCCTGTGGGAAATCGAGAGCGAGCTGCCAGGAGGAGGGGAACCGCCCAAAGAGTGCGACACTGAGAGCCTGACAGAGAGCAACTGA